One segment of Polypterus senegalus isolate Bchr_013 chromosome 8, ASM1683550v1, whole genome shotgun sequence DNA contains the following:
- the LOC120534412 gene encoding gastrula zinc finger protein XlCGF57.1-like — protein sequence MQKNSINVKKEEDDCEWEPVRPMQESPGIKKEEDCEWEPEGIKEESEQGSACIDMKCDAELNVQSEGQDGMTNGLVTTHSSRLSSLPGHSVKSESLMYDTIVTEGLTPKDEPLSTDLYNSGNVSPSSSSRPSLQCRLQENKNLKKLTLMSKICTPTSSSQCTSQPVVNVLKTDLVSTLHSVQNTNSAVLYICREQEKSDKCESECKDNQIRQMGQKTYRCSECGKKFPDMARVEAHKRIHAGEKPYSCAECGRQCTSLSNLQNHTRIHSGEKPYCCSQCGKHFSQMGHLQVHIRIHTGEKPFCCSECGKQFSQKSHLQAHTRIHTGEKPYSCSECGKQFYTSGQLQNHTRIHTGEKPYCCNECGKQFSNGGTYHKHTRSHTGQKPYCCSECGNQFSNRASYLKHTKLHTLAKPYCLSEVSTRANHQTRTRTDPKEKPYWCSECGNRFSHKCSLNKHIRAHARGKPYSCSECGKHFSQMGNLNIHKRIHTGEKPYSCSGCGKRFAQMGTLQKHTRRYIGKNRYCGSQCGE from the exons ATGCagaaaaattcaataaatgttaAGAAGGAGGAAGATGACTGTGAATGGGAACCTGTCCGGCCGATGCAGGAGAGTCCAGGCATTAAGAAGGAGGAGGATTGTGAATGGGAGCCAGAGGGCATTAAAGAAGAATCGGAGCAGGGGTCTGCCTGCATTGACATGAAGTGTGATGCTGAGCTCAATGTGCAGTCTGAAGGTCAAGATGGAATGACGAATGGATTAGTGACCACACATAGTAGTAGACTGTCCTCACTTCCGGGGCATTCTGTGAAATCTGAATCCTTAATGTACGACACAATTGTAACTGAGGGATTAACGCCAAAGGATGAACCCTTATCTACAG ATTTATATAACAGTGGCAACGTCTCCCCATCTTCCTCCAGTCGGCCATCACTTCAGTGTAgactacaagaaaataaaaacctgaagaAGCTGACCCTTATGTCAAAGATTTGCACACCTACTTCTTCTTCCCAGTGCACTTCTCAACCTGTTGTGAATGTCCTGAAGACTGACCTTGTAAGCACTCTTCACTCAGTACAAAATACAAATTCAGCAGTTCTATATATCTGCCGGGAACAAGAGAAGAGTGATAAATGTGAATCTGAATGTAAAGATAACCAGATACGTCAAATGGGACAGAAGACATaccgctgttctgaatgtggcaaaaagtTCCCTGATATGGCCAGAGTAGAGGCACACAAAAGAATTCACGCTGGGGAAAAGCCGTACTCCTGTGCTGAATGTGGCAGACAATGCACTTCACTGAGCAATCTTCAGAACCATACAAGAATTCACAGTggtgagaagccatattgctgttctcagTGTGGCAAACATTTTTCTCAGATGGGCCACCTTCAGGTGCATATAAGAATTCATACTGGTgagaagccattttgctgttctgaatgtggcaaacagttttctcAAAAGAGCCATCTTCAGGCACACAcacgaattcacactggagagaaaccatacagctgttctgaatgtgggaaacaattCTATACTAGTGGCCAACTTCAGAACCacacaagaattcatactggtgaaaagccatattgctgtaatgaatgtggcaaacagttttctaaTGGGGGCACATATCATAAACACACAAGGAGTCACACTGGacaaaagccatattgctgttctgaatgtggtaaccAATTCTCGAATAGGGCCAGTTATCTGAAACACACAAAACTCCACACGTTGGCAAAGCCGTATTGCCTTTCAGAAGTCTCTACTCGTGCTAATCATCAGACACGCACAAGAACAGACCCTAAAGAGAAGCCATATTggtgttcagaatgtggcaatcGATTCTCTCATAAGTGCAGTCTTAATAAACACATAAGAGCTCACGCCAGAGGGAAACCatattcctgttctgaatgtggcaaacatttCTCACAAATGGGCAACCTTAACATAcataaaagaattcacactggagagaagccatattcctgTTCTGGATGTGGCAAAAGATTTGCACAAATGGGCACACTTCAGAAGCACACAAGACGTTACATTGGAAAGAACCGGTATTGTGGCTCTCAATGCGGTGAATGA